A region from the Drosophila bipectinata strain 14024-0381.07 chromosome 3R, DbipHiC1v2, whole genome shotgun sequence genome encodes:
- the spartin gene encoding protein spartin isoform X2 — translation MSEETEFLEAYARIQQAYKAAMTQVEQAIEHEEQESQEQAIEAYEQALKMIEDTFGIPVGLPDEIDAVQSEWNDACALIQKLKSAKTEVSYRLKVLRTRNQPIDDTAVEAKEETRSEVDAKRPLLSENPSTHYDIANAGGSPKTYRELAEGLRKLLADRDSQAQLDELFQAQVKLYRIETTGAVITISGASTMSLVMCTVGGRWKYLSGIYFIQCSMPNGEPGMIWLYPLIPSITNCYRTEYGAFIFPDMECQQPGNAFGLILAKEGLRPLSTTAGESEEEQLQDLQQFFLDLLEAVLAGTVEQLKSPTSQRAGFSSDAVSGSEQVSRHIVCAADFIARNLVKGAEKTGGLMMKSTPYLISKMTPASADAPAQVPSSVQTSVEVAQKVTHAAAGMTGWIAGKVGTASLAVGRYLAPHIQEQGSRLLQKGFGYDSSQANSTMEGAMTIAAGAVEGVSTVFDGLESSAKILGNSLSENSVKIIEHKYGQPAGNLASGTFDAVGNAFVVSQNVNYITPKGIAKKMVKRTGEAVVSDYKRDLRKPESHYISAGALYPDLRALKE, via the exons ATGTCGGAGGAAACGGAATTTCTGGAGGCATATGCCCGAATTCAACAGGCCTACAAAGCTGCAATGACTCAAGTCGAACAGGCCATTGAACACGAGGAGCAGGAATCTCAGGAGCAGGCCATAGAGGCCTACGAGCAGGCCCTAAAAATGATAGAAGACACCTTTGGAATACCAGTGGGACTGCCGGACGAAATTGATGCCGTGCAGAGCGAGTGGAACGATGCCTGTGCGCTCATCCAAAAGCTTAAAAGTGCCAAGACAGAGGTCAGCTATCGGCTGAAGGTTCTTCGAACTCGGAATCAACCCATAGATGACACCGCCGTGGAAGCCAAGGAGGAAACCCGCTCTGAGGTAGATGCAAAGCGACCGCTGCTGTCGGAGAATCCCTCTACTCATTACGACATAGCCAACGCCGGTGGCTCGCCGAAAACCTATCGTGAACTGGCCGAAGGCTTGAGGAAACTTCTAGCCGATCGAGATTCTCAAGCCCAGCTGGATGAGCTGTTCCAGGCACAAGTCAAGCTCTACAGAATAGAGACTACCGGTGCCGTGATAACCATAAGCGGAGCCTCCACCATGTCGCTAGTCATGTGCACAGTGGGGGGTCGTTGGAAGTACCTAAGCGGAATATACTTTATCCAATGCTCGATGCCCAACGGGGAGCCAGGTATGATCTGGCTATACCCGCTCATTCCCTCCATCACCAACTGCTATCGCACCGAGTATGGGGCTTTCATTTTTCCCGATATGGAATGTCAGCAGCCGGGCaatgcctttggcttgattcTGGCCAAGGAGGGTTTGCGTCCACTAAGCACCACAGCCGGGGAATCCGAGGAGGAGCAACTTCAGGACTTGCAGCAGTTCTTTTTGGATCTTCTGGAAGCCGTGCTTGCTGGCACCGTAGAGCAGTTAAAGTCCCCCACCTCTCAACGTGCTGGCTTCTCTTCCGATGCCGTTTCCGGCTCGGAGCAGGTGTCCAGACACATTGTGTGTGCGGCTGACTTTATTGCTCGCAACTTGGTGAAGGGTGCAGAAAAAACTGGAGGTCTTATGATGAAGAGCACCCCGTATCTCATCTCCAAGATGACGCCAGCCTCTGCTGACGCTCCAGCTCAAGTTCCCAGCTCTGTTCAGACATCGG TGGAAGTGGCTCAGAAGGTGACCCATGCTGCGGCTGGGATGACGGGATGGATAGCCGGAAAGGTGGGCACAGCTTCACTTGCAGTAGGACGCTATTTAGCTCCTCACATTCAGGAGCAGGGATCGCGACTATTGCAGAAGGGATTCGGCTATGATAGCAGCCAGGCTAACAGCACCATGGAAGGAGCTATGACCATTGCGGCGGGGGCTGTGGAAGGCGTGAGCACTGTTTTCGACGGTCTGGAGTCATCGGCCAAGATACTGGGTAACAGCCTTAGCGAGAACTCTGTCAAGATCATTGAGCACAA ATACGGTCAGCCAGCGGGAAACCTCGCGAGTGGCACTTTTGATGCGGTGGGAAATGCTTTTGTGGTTAGCCAAAATGTGAACTACATAACGCCCAAGGGAATCGCCAAGAAGATGGTCAAAAGGACAGGTGAAGCCGTGGTTAGCGACTATAAACGGGACCTGCGCAAGCCTGAATCTCATTACATTAGCGCCGGAGCCCTTTACCCGGACCTAAGGGCCTTAAAGGAGTAA
- the spartin gene encoding protein spartin isoform X1, whose protein sequence is MNLCQQIINAVMSEETEFLEAYARIQQAYKAAMTQVEQAIEHEEQESQEQAIEAYEQALKMIEDTFGIPVGLPDEIDAVQSEWNDACALIQKLKSAKTEVSYRLKVLRTRNQPIDDTAVEAKEETRSEVDAKRPLLSENPSTHYDIANAGGSPKTYRELAEGLRKLLADRDSQAQLDELFQAQVKLYRIETTGAVITISGASTMSLVMCTVGGRWKYLSGIYFIQCSMPNGEPGMIWLYPLIPSITNCYRTEYGAFIFPDMECQQPGNAFGLILAKEGLRPLSTTAGESEEEQLQDLQQFFLDLLEAVLAGTVEQLKSPTSQRAGFSSDAVSGSEQVSRHIVCAADFIARNLVKGAEKTGGLMMKSTPYLISKMTPASADAPAQVPSSVQTSVEVAQKVTHAAAGMTGWIAGKVGTASLAVGRYLAPHIQEQGSRLLQKGFGYDSSQANSTMEGAMTIAAGAVEGVSTVFDGLESSAKILGNSLSENSVKIIEHKYGQPAGNLASGTFDAVGNAFVVSQNVNYITPKGIAKKMVKRTGEAVVSDYKRDLRKPESHYISAGALYPDLRALKE, encoded by the exons ATGAATCTCTGCCAACAA ATTATCAACGCCGTGATGTCGGAGGAAACGGAATTTCTGGAGGCATATGCCCGAATTCAACAGGCCTACAAAGCTGCAATGACTCAAGTCGAACAGGCCATTGAACACGAGGAGCAGGAATCTCAGGAGCAGGCCATAGAGGCCTACGAGCAGGCCCTAAAAATGATAGAAGACACCTTTGGAATACCAGTGGGACTGCCGGACGAAATTGATGCCGTGCAGAGCGAGTGGAACGATGCCTGTGCGCTCATCCAAAAGCTTAAAAGTGCCAAGACAGAGGTCAGCTATCGGCTGAAGGTTCTTCGAACTCGGAATCAACCCATAGATGACACCGCCGTGGAAGCCAAGGAGGAAACCCGCTCTGAGGTAGATGCAAAGCGACCGCTGCTGTCGGAGAATCCCTCTACTCATTACGACATAGCCAACGCCGGTGGCTCGCCGAAAACCTATCGTGAACTGGCCGAAGGCTTGAGGAAACTTCTAGCCGATCGAGATTCTCAAGCCCAGCTGGATGAGCTGTTCCAGGCACAAGTCAAGCTCTACAGAATAGAGACTACCGGTGCCGTGATAACCATAAGCGGAGCCTCCACCATGTCGCTAGTCATGTGCACAGTGGGGGGTCGTTGGAAGTACCTAAGCGGAATATACTTTATCCAATGCTCGATGCCCAACGGGGAGCCAGGTATGATCTGGCTATACCCGCTCATTCCCTCCATCACCAACTGCTATCGCACCGAGTATGGGGCTTTCATTTTTCCCGATATGGAATGTCAGCAGCCGGGCaatgcctttggcttgattcTGGCCAAGGAGGGTTTGCGTCCACTAAGCACCACAGCCGGGGAATCCGAGGAGGAGCAACTTCAGGACTTGCAGCAGTTCTTTTTGGATCTTCTGGAAGCCGTGCTTGCTGGCACCGTAGAGCAGTTAAAGTCCCCCACCTCTCAACGTGCTGGCTTCTCTTCCGATGCCGTTTCCGGCTCGGAGCAGGTGTCCAGACACATTGTGTGTGCGGCTGACTTTATTGCTCGCAACTTGGTGAAGGGTGCAGAAAAAACTGGAGGTCTTATGATGAAGAGCACCCCGTATCTCATCTCCAAGATGACGCCAGCCTCTGCTGACGCTCCAGCTCAAGTTCCCAGCTCTGTTCAGACATCGG TGGAAGTGGCTCAGAAGGTGACCCATGCTGCGGCTGGGATGACGGGATGGATAGCCGGAAAGGTGGGCACAGCTTCACTTGCAGTAGGACGCTATTTAGCTCCTCACATTCAGGAGCAGGGATCGCGACTATTGCAGAAGGGATTCGGCTATGATAGCAGCCAGGCTAACAGCACCATGGAAGGAGCTATGACCATTGCGGCGGGGGCTGTGGAAGGCGTGAGCACTGTTTTCGACGGTCTGGAGTCATCGGCCAAGATACTGGGTAACAGCCTTAGCGAGAACTCTGTCAAGATCATTGAGCACAA ATACGGTCAGCCAGCGGGAAACCTCGCGAGTGGCACTTTTGATGCGGTGGGAAATGCTTTTGTGGTTAGCCAAAATGTGAACTACATAACGCCCAAGGGAATCGCCAAGAAGATGGTCAAAAGGACAGGTGAAGCCGTGGTTAGCGACTATAAACGGGACCTGCGCAAGCCTGAATCTCATTACATTAGCGCCGGAGCCCTTTACCCGGACCTAAGGGCCTTAAAGGAGTAA
- the Karybeta3 gene encoding importin-5: MAADQAQFQQLLVSLLSTDNDVRQQAEETYNALPRELKVTHLLANLHNGQQSEEARQMAAVLLRRLFTTEFLEFYKEIPAESQNQLLQQILLAVQQEVTPQLRRKICEVIAEVARNLIDEDGNNQWPDILQFLFQCANSPTPQLQESALRIFTSVPSIFGNQETQYIDLIKQMLAKSMDPSSDAEVRVQAVRAVGAFILFHDKEKEVSIYKHFADMLPRMIVITGETIEGQEDQNLLKLLIEMTENCPKFLRPQLEFIFEICMKVFSSQDFEDSWRHLVLEVMVSLSENAPAMVRKRADKYIVALIPLVLQMMTDLEEDEEWSTTDVVDDDDHSDNNVIAESSLDRLACGLGGKVVLPQVMNALPAMLSHADWKHRFAALMAISAIGEGCHKQMEAILDEVMSGVLNFLRDPHPRVRYAACNAIGQMSTDFAPTFEKKFHSQVIPGLLSLLDDVENPRVQAHAGAALVNFSEDCPKNILTRYLDGIMTKLETILNSKFKELVEKGNKLVLEQVVTTIASVADTCEAEFVAYYDRLMPCLKFIIQNANSEDLRMLRGKTIECVSLIGLAVGRDKFIGDAGEIMDMLLVNHTEGGELPDDDPQTSYLITAWARMCKILGKQFEQYLPVVMGPVMRTATMKPEVAMLDNDEVEDIEGDVEWSFINLGEQQNFAIRTAGMDDKASACEMLVCYARELKEGFAEYAEEVVRQMVPMLKFYFHDGVRTAAAESLPYLLDCAKIKGPQYLEGMWLYICPELLKVINTEPEADVQSELLKSLAMCIETLGPNCLSEDAMKQVLEIINKYLLEHFERADKRLLARNEEDYDDGVEEELAEQDDTDVYILSKIVDITHALFLTNKAQFLPAFEQVAPHFVKLLDPSRPVADRQWGVCVFDDLIEFCGPACAPYSQIFTPALLQYISDKSPEVRQAAAYGCGVLGQFAGEQFAVTCAQIIPLLVQVINDPKSREIDNINATENAISAYTKILKYNPSALTNVDELIGVWFSWLPISEDPEEATHIYGYLCDLIEANHQVILGANNCNLPRIVSIIAEAFCTKVLEVQSATGTRMLTIVKQVESNPEVMQACISTLSPEQQQALQDAYREVASAGTA; this comes from the exons ATGGCAGCGGATCAGGCCCAGTTCCAGCAGCTCCTGGTTTCCCTTTTATCCACGGACAACGATGTGCGCCAGCAGGCCGAG GAAACATACAACGCTCTACCCAGGGAGTTGAAAGTAACGCATCTCTTGGCAAACCTCCACAATGGTCAGCAATCTGAGGAGGCTCGCCAAATGGCAGCTGTGCTTCTGCGGCGTCTGTTCACCACGGAGTTTCTGGAATTCTACAAAGAG ATTCCAGCCGAGTCGCAGAACCAGCTCCTCCAGCAGATCCTTTTGGCCGTTCAGCAGGAGGTCACTCCCCAGCTGCGGCGCAAGATCTGTGAGGTCATAGCCGAGGTGGCCCGGAACTTGATCGACGAAGATGGCAACAACCAGTGGCCGGATATCCTGCAGTTCCTCTTCCAGTGTGCCAACTCGCCCACGCCGCAGCTTCAGGAGTCAGCTCTGCGCATCTTCACCAGTGTCCCCTCCATATTCGGTAACCAGGAGACGCAGTACATTGACTTGATTAAGCAGATGCTGGCCAAGAGCATGGACCCCAGCTCCGATGCCGAGGTGCGAGTGCAAGCAGTGCGAGCTGTCGGCGCCTTCATCCTCTTCCACGACAAAGAGAAGGAGGTGTCCATCTACAAGCACTTTGCCGATATGCTCCCACGGATGATCGTCATCACTGGAGAGACCATCGAGGGACAGGAAGATCAGAACCTGCTCAAGCTGCTCATCGAGATGACTGAGAACTGCCCGAAGTTCCTGCGACCTCAGTTGGAGTTTATCTTCGAGATCTGCATGAAGGTATTCAGTTCGCAGGACTTCGAGGACAGCTGGCGACACCTTGTCCTGGAGGTTATGGTGTCGCTTTCCGAAAACGCCCCTGCCATGGTGCGGAAACGGGCAGACAAGTACATCGTGGCCCTCATCCCGCTGGTTCTGCAAATGATGACCGACCTCGAGGAAGATGAGGAGTGGTCCACCACCGATGTGGTGGATGACGACGACCACAGTGACAACAACGTCATCGCCGAGTCCTCCTTGGATCGTCTTGCCTGCGGGCTGGGCGGAAAGGTCGTCCTGCCACAGGTAATGAACGCTTTGCCGGCCATGCTGAGTCATGCGGATTGGAAGCACCGCTTTGCAGCTCTCATGGCTATCTCGGCCATCGGTGAGGGGTGCCACAAGCAGATGGAGGCCATCTTGGACGAAGTTATGTCCGGCGTGTTGAACTTCTTGCGGGATCCCCACCCCCGAGTGCGTTACGCTGCTTGCAATGCCATCGGTCAGATGTCAACTGATTTTGCTCCGACTTTCGAGAAGAAATTCCACAGTCAGGTTATTCCCGGACTGCTGTCTCTGCTCGACGATGTGGAAAATCCTCGTGTGCAAGCCCATGCCGGAGCTGCCCTGGTGAACTTCAGTGAAGACTGTCCGAAGAACATTCTGACACGCTACTTGGACGGTATCATGACCAAGCTGGAGACGATCCTCAACTCCAAATTCAAGGAGCTGGTGGAGAAGGGCAACAAGCTGGTGTTGGAACAGGTGGTGACCACCATTGCCTCTGTAGCCGACACTTGCGAGGCCGAGTTCGTGGCCTACTACGACCGGTTGATGCCCTGCCTGAAGTTCATCATCCAGAACGCCAACTCTGAGGATCTGCGCATGCTTCGCGGCAAGACCATCGAGTGCGTGAGTCTCATTGGCTTGGCAGTCGGACGCGACAAGTTTATCGGCGACGCCGGCGAGATCATGGACATGTTGCTGGTCAACCACACCGAAGGCGGAGAGCTGCCCGACGACGATCCGCAGACCTCCTACCTGATCACCGCCTGGGCCCGCATGTGCAAGATTCTGGGCAAGCAGTTCGAGCAGTACCTGCCCGTGGTGATGGGACCGGTGATGCGCACAGCCACAATGAAGCCCGAGGTGGCCATGTTGGACAACGACGAGGTGGAGGACATTGAGGGCGATGTGGAGTGGTCGTTCATCAATCTGGGCGAGCAGCAGAACTTTGCCATTCGAACTGCCGGAATGGACGACAAGGCATCTGCCTGCGAAATGCTGGTCTGTTATGCCCGCGAGCTCAAGGAGGGATTCGCCGAGTACGCCGAGGAGGTGGTGCGCCAGATGGTGCCCATGCTGAAGTTCTACTTCCACGATGGCGTTCGCACGGCCGCCGCTGAATCGTTGCCCTACTTGCTCGACTGCGCCAAGATCAAGGGGCCCCAGTACTTGGAGGGTATGTGGCTGTACATCTGCCCGGAGCTGCTGAAGGTCATCAACACTGAACCCGAGGCAGATGTTCAGTCGGAGCTGCTGAAATCTCTCGCCATGTGCATTGAAACCCTTGGACCGAACTGCCTCAGCGAGGATGCAATGAAGCAGGTTCTTGAAATTATCAACAAATACCTTCTGGAGCACTTCGAGAGGGCCGACAAGCGTCTCCTGGCCCGCAATGAGGAGGACTACGACGATGGTGTTGAGGAAGAGTTGGCCGAACAGGATGACACCGACGTCTACATTCTTTCCAAGATCGTGGACATCACTCACGCCCTCTTCCTGACCAACAAGGCCCAGTTCCTGCCGGCCTTCGAGCAGGTGGCCCCTCACTTTGTCAAGCTCCTGGATCCCAGCCGCCCCGTCGCTGACCGCCAGTGGGGTGTGTGCGTTTTTGACGATTTAATCG AATTCTGTGGTCCAGCTTGCGCTCCGTACTCACAGATCTTTACCCCGGCGCTGCTCCAGTATATTAGCGACAAGTCACCAGAGGTGCGCCAGGCCGCTGCCTACGGATGCGGAGTGCTCGGCCAGTTCGCCGGCGAGCAGTTTGCCGTTACATGCGCCCAGATCATTCCACTGCTGGTGCAGGTCATCAACGATCCCAAGTCCCGCGAAATTGACAACATTAATGCCACAGAGAATGCCATATCGGCGTACACCAAGATCTTGAAGTACAACCCCTCGGCACTGACTAACGTGGATGAGCTGATTGGCGTGTGGTTCTCGTGGCTGCCCATTTCCGAGGATCCCGAGGAAGCCACCCACATCTACGGCTACCTGTGCGACCTGATCGAAGCTAACCACCAGGTTATCCTCGGAGCCAACAACTGCAATCTGCCACGCATCGTCTCCATCATCGCCGAGGCTTTCTGCACCAAGGTTCTTGAGGTGCAGAGCGCCACCGGTACCCGCATGCTAACCATCGTCAAGCAGGTGGAGTCCAACCCCGAAGTGATGCAAGCCTGCATCAGTACCCTCAGCccagagcagcagcaggcgtTGCAAGACGCCTACCGAGAGGTGGCGAGCGCTGGAACCGCATAA